The Gloeothece verrucosa PCC 7822 genome contains a region encoding:
- a CDS encoding formylglycine-generating enzyme family protein, translated as MKKNFNRKQFMTLCGWISLGGFSFLAALKRNNSSTIFTQEDKSLKSVINSSPSYPPPPSGTKLLSQNLEVITVNLKGEETRRKVASSKSFRITSSGKPFLEMMAIPGGEFMMGSPSEEMGNDLKEKPRHRVSVPPFYMGKYPVTQAQWYAVMGNNPSFHRDRGDSFPVTVVSWYEALEFCAKLSTLTKLNFNLPTEAQWEYACRGGTTTPFYLGETLTFELANYNSYSTYADELPQPARARTTKVDNFPPNAFGLYDLHGNVSEWCLDVYHEDYQGVPTDGSAWGRGSNVQHNNYRVLRGGSYSDPPWDCRSAFRVGGGTGVQTAFIGFRVVCNV; from the coding sequence ATGAAGAAAAATTTTAACCGCAAACAATTTATGACGTTATGTGGATGGATAAGTCTTGGTGGTTTTTCTTTTTTAGCTGCTTTAAAACGCAACAATTCTTCAACTATATTTACTCAAGAAGATAAAAGTTTAAAGTCAGTTATTAATTCCTCTCCATCTTACCCACCTCCGCCCTCTGGGACAAAACTATTAAGCCAAAATCTTGAGGTGATCACAGTTAATTTAAAAGGAGAAGAAACTCGAAGAAAAGTCGCTTCTTCTAAATCCTTTAGAATTACTTCAAGTGGTAAGCCTTTTTTAGAAATGATGGCTATTCCTGGCGGAGAATTTATGATGGGTTCGCCGTCAGAAGAGATGGGAAATGATCTTAAAGAAAAGCCTCGGCATCGGGTATCAGTGCCACCCTTTTACATGGGAAAATATCCCGTTACTCAAGCCCAATGGTACGCAGTAATGGGAAATAACCCATCATTTCATCGAGATAGAGGAGATTCTTTTCCTGTTACAGTAGTGTCTTGGTATGAAGCTTTAGAATTTTGTGCAAAATTATCAACTTTAACTAAATTAAATTTTAATCTTCCCACGGAAGCCCAATGGGAATATGCTTGTCGAGGTGGAACAACAACTCCTTTTTATTTAGGTGAAACTTTGACGTTTGAGTTGGCTAATTATAATTCTTATAGTACTTACGCGGATGAATTGCCACAACCTGCCCGCGCTCGAACTACAAAAGTAGATAACTTTCCTCCCAATGCTTTTGGTTTATATGACCTACACGGAAACGTATCAGAGTGGTGTCTGGATGTCTATCACGAAGATTATCAAGGAGTGCCCACTGATGGTAGTGCTTGGGGACGTGGTTCAAATGTTCAGCATAATAACTATCGGGTATTACGAGGCGGCTCATATTCTGACCCACCTTGGGATTGCCGGAGTGCTTTTCGAGTAGGTGGCGGCACAGGAGTCCAAACGGCTTTTATAGGCTTCCGAGTAGTTTGTAATGTGTAA
- a CDS encoding GIY-YIG nuclease family protein, whose translation MWEVNLSDLPFVELSTLNLLPTCPAIYFVLDSKNIIHYIGKADNLQKRWKNHHRKYQLEQIHQKYPVKIIWKVWSQKDLDLAEKYFIDYYKPLLNNTKVEMPHIIPSEIILKKLLRKIAKKVCAIGARYSTGNNLTTIYVKFDATDSTARGAAAIIRKFKAEHKDTSLKIKWSKYVQSISGIWYPIGSRQQKQQARENRAYNNHWQIFCNGVIIDITPEEGFSEINFINQKSVPWRLAGIKIRAIVEPEFTGMLNNHKLITEELLPLEALESDRDPIPLLWKNWNS comes from the coding sequence ATGTGGGAAGTTAATTTATCCGATTTACCTTTTGTGGAGTTATCTACGCTCAATTTGCTGCCGACTTGTCCAGCTATTTATTTTGTTCTAGATTCTAAAAATATTATTCATTATATTGGGAAAGCTGATAACTTACAAAAAAGATGGAAAAATCACCACCGTAAATATCAGCTAGAACAGATCCATCAAAAGTATCCAGTAAAAATAATTTGGAAAGTTTGGAGCCAAAAAGATTTAGACTTAGCCGAAAAATATTTTATTGATTATTACAAGCCTTTGCTCAACAACACAAAAGTTGAAATGCCGCACATTATCCCTTCTGAGATAATTCTCAAAAAATTACTCAGGAAGATAGCTAAAAAAGTTTGCGCTATTGGGGCTAGATACAGCACAGGGAATAATTTAACAACTATTTATGTTAAGTTTGATGCTACCGATTCAACGGCCAGGGGAGCAGCCGCAATCATCAGAAAATTTAAAGCTGAACATAAAGACACAAGCTTGAAAATAAAATGGAGTAAATATGTGCAAAGTATTAGTGGCATCTGGTATCCTATAGGAAGCCGGCAACAGAAACAGCAAGCCCGTGAAAATCGAGCCTATAATAATCATTGGCAAATATTTTGTAATGGAGTTATTATTGATATAACTCCAGAAGAAGGATTTTCTGAAATAAATTTTATTAATCAAAAATCTGTCCCCTGGAGATTAGCAGGGATAAAAATACGAGCTATAGTAGAACCCGAATTTACTGGTATGCTCAATAATCATAAATTGATTACTGAGGAATTACTACCGTTAGAAGCTTTAGAATCAGATAGAGATCCGATTCCTTTACTCTGGAAAAACTGGAACTCTTAA
- a CDS encoding thermonuclease family protein, with protein sequence MIKLVTSILLVVLSASIPTSAQNLPTATVVSVGDGDTLRVNQRGQSITVRLGCVDSPEIGQNPYGQQARDRLQQLLPKGKTVNLRRIDTDRYGRTVAEIYLNNKSVNLTLVAEGKAVVYPQYLNGCAATKNQFLAAEANAKKKRLGFWNQNNPVMPWDFRAGKRPSTNTQSTANNNKKCDPSYPDVCIPPAPPDLDCGQISQRRFRVIPPDPHHFDSDGDGIGCER encoded by the coding sequence ATGATTAAATTGGTCACAAGTATTTTGCTAGTTGTATTGAGTGCCAGTATTCCCACCTCCGCCCAAAATCTACCAACAGCTACAGTGGTGAGTGTAGGTGACGGCGATACATTAAGAGTTAACCAACGAGGACAAAGTATTACTGTTAGATTAGGATGTGTGGACAGTCCAGAAATCGGCCAAAATCCTTACGGGCAGCAAGCTAGAGATAGATTACAACAGCTATTGCCAAAAGGTAAAACTGTTAACTTACGGCGCATTGACACAGATCGCTATGGGAGAACAGTAGCAGAAATTTACCTCAATAATAAATCAGTTAATTTAACTCTGGTTGCCGAAGGGAAAGCCGTTGTTTACCCACAATATTTAAATGGTTGTGCGGCCACAAAAAATCAATTCTTGGCTGCTGAAGCTAATGCTAAAAAGAAGCGCTTAGGATTTTGGAATCAAAACAATCCCGTAATGCCTTGGGATTTCCGCGCTGGTAAAAGACCTTCTACTAATACCCAATCAACTGCTAACAATAACAAGAAGTGCGACCCATCTTATCCCGATGTCTGTATTCCACCAGCACCACCCGATCTCGATTGTGGGCAAATTTCGCAACGAAGATTTAGGGTTATCCCACCAGATCCTCATCATTTTGACAGTGATGGGGATGGGATAGGCTGTGAAAGATAA
- a CDS encoding alpha/beta fold hydrolase: MPLDFVLRWLTGLLSLVLLGGSIYILHEWYEGELINRLWLILSWTAIVWSFLGFLPITLLLRRRGVDEPKMHRSSATQRILRPDGSEIQVEFYGSPDAPPLILTHGWGPNSTVWYYLKKQLANQYRLIVWDLPGLGKSTPPKNRDYSIEKYARDLEAVLGLAQNRPAILLGHSMGGMIILSFCRLFRENLKQRVAGLILLDTTYTNPLKTAIFNPILKRLQKPLIEPLLYIVIALSPLFWLMSALSYLNGMMYLTTELSGFTGHETRGQLDFSTRLGLLASPKILARGVIAMLNFNETQTLPNIELPVLVIAGQSDISTLKSANRRISMDIPNAEFFVLKPGGHMALMERNAEFAQAVQMFGALQQQR, translated from the coding sequence ATGCCCCTTGATTTTGTGTTGCGGTGGCTTACGGGGTTACTCTCGTTGGTTTTACTTGGTGGTAGCATTTATATACTTCATGAGTGGTACGAGGGAGAATTAATTAACCGTCTCTGGTTAATTTTGAGTTGGACTGCTATCGTTTGGTCATTTCTAGGATTTTTGCCGATTACTCTTCTATTACGGCGCAGGGGTGTCGATGAACCGAAAATGCACCGCAGCAGCGCGACTCAACGAATTCTACGTCCCGATGGTAGTGAAATTCAGGTAGAATTTTACGGCTCACCCGATGCTCCTCCTCTAATTTTGACTCATGGTTGGGGACCCAATAGTACGGTCTGGTACTACCTCAAGAAACAACTTGCTAATCAATATCGCCTCATCGTTTGGGATTTACCCGGATTGGGTAAATCAACTCCCCCTAAAAATCGTGACTATTCCATCGAGAAATATGCTCGTGACCTTGAAGCCGTGTTGGGTTTAGCTCAAAATCGTCCGGCTATTCTGCTCGGTCATAGTATGGGGGGTATGATTATTTTGAGTTTCTGTCGTTTGTTTCGAGAAAATTTAAAACAACGAGTCGCCGGCTTGATTTTGCTCGATACAACCTACACCAATCCGCTAAAAACCGCTATTTTCAATCCAATTCTCAAACGACTGCAAAAGCCATTAATTGAACCATTACTCTATATAGTGATCGCTCTATCACCTTTGTTTTGGTTGATGAGTGCTTTAAGTTATCTCAACGGTATGATGTATCTAACCACAGAACTATCAGGATTCACCGGACACGAAACGCGAGGACAACTTGATTTTTCAACCCGCTTAGGGTTACTCGCATCGCCTAAGATATTGGCAAGAGGGGTAATAGCGATGTTAAATTTTAATGAAACTCAAACTTTGCCCAATATTGAGCTTCCCGTGTTGGTTATTGCTGGTCAATCCGATATTTCTACCCTCAAGAGTGCCAATCGTCGCATCAGTATGGATATCCCCAATGCGGAGTTTTTTGTCCTCAAACCCGGCGGACACATGGCTTTAATGGAACGGAATGCTGAATTTGCCCAAGCCGTACAAATGTTTGGAGCATTGCAACAACAAAGGTAA
- the arr gene encoding NAD(+)--rifampin ADP-ribosyltransferase, giving the protein MAKCYEDLNDPDRAKNNYELATSFDDKPSESGPFYHGTKANLSVGDLLRAGGSSNYKSGLKMNHIYFTGIVNGAGLAAALAKSDGRERVYIVEPTGEFENDPNVTNRKFPGNPTRSYRSEAPLKIVGEVTDWDRPTPDELQKWREKLANNKGEIIN; this is encoded by the coding sequence ATGGCTAAATGCTATGAGGACTTAAACGACCCAGATCGAGCAAAAAACAATTATGAATTAGCAACTTCGTTTGACGATAAACCTTCTGAATCGGGCCCTTTTTATCATGGGACGAAAGCCAATTTGTCGGTTGGCGATTTACTGAGAGCCGGAGGCAGTTCTAATTACAAATCTGGACTCAAAATGAATCACATTTATTTTACAGGTATTGTTAATGGAGCGGGACTAGCTGCTGCATTAGCTAAAAGCGATGGACGTGAACGGGTTTATATCGTCGAACCGACAGGGGAGTTTGAAAATGACCCGAATGTTACAAACCGAAAATTTCCGGGCAATCCGACACGCTCATATCGCTCCGAAGCACCATTAAAAATCGTTGGGGAAGTAACAGATTGGGACAGACCAACACCTGATGAACTTCAAAAATGGCGTGAAAAGTTGGCCAACAACAAAGGAGAAATTATTAATTAA
- a CDS encoding YcjF family protein codes for MSKDHSPSSSDPKIDRALNSSIGNSRHKAAFVTSFIHNAGAEVVKRTHSVGEKAASKTYQLIEQATSEAGRAMTAIGNLPLVKNPFVQKLAGVFKLDWLVGMSSSVDLIKASDEVKRLKAKYNHESSFEIAHRIILSKATQASGIGFVSSILPGSAAALLAVDFAATNALQTEMIYQIAAAYDQELQDQARQGEVLAIFGLALGGRNALKAGLGFMRNIPLAGAMIGASTNATMLYTLGYTACRFYEAKEKELTEEPTTETLKSLQKQSEDYLDVALGQQAIMDQILIYQIRASYPNKNWSDILPELEELKLEPESIKTIEANIQSPQPLDILLEQINPDFALALLAQCRQIALLKDNISPEEDKILQAIASTIDINDQNQIGKEKIADE; via the coding sequence ATGAGTAAAGATCATTCCCCCTCTTCATCTGACCCAAAAATCGATCGCGCTCTTAATTCTTCAATAGGGAATTCTCGGCATAAAGCCGCATTTGTAACTTCCTTTATTCATAATGCCGGTGCAGAAGTTGTTAAGAGGACTCACTCGGTTGGGGAAAAAGCGGCTTCTAAGACCTATCAGTTGATCGAGCAAGCTACCTCAGAGGCGGGACGGGCGATGACGGCTATAGGTAATCTTCCTTTGGTTAAAAATCCCTTCGTGCAAAAACTAGCAGGAGTTTTTAAGTTAGATTGGCTGGTGGGAATGAGCAGTTCTGTGGATTTAATTAAAGCCTCTGATGAGGTTAAACGGCTCAAAGCCAAGTACAATCATGAATCGTCCTTTGAGATCGCTCATCGAATCATACTCTCAAAGGCTACACAAGCAAGTGGGATAGGATTTGTCAGTAGTATTTTGCCGGGTTCTGCGGCTGCACTGTTGGCGGTAGACTTTGCCGCAACTAACGCCTTACAGACGGAAATGATCTATCAAATTGCTGCGGCTTATGACCAGGAGCTACAAGATCAGGCCAGACAGGGAGAGGTTCTAGCCATTTTTGGTCTAGCCCTGGGGGGAAGGAATGCGCTTAAAGCGGGTTTGGGTTTCATGAGAAATATCCCCTTAGCCGGGGCGATGATCGGGGCGAGTACCAATGCCACCATGCTCTACACTTTAGGGTACACTGCCTGCCGTTTTTATGAGGCTAAAGAAAAAGAACTAACCGAAGAACCGACTACGGAAACTTTAAAATCACTGCAAAAACAAAGTGAAGATTATCTCGATGTAGCGCTCGGCCAACAGGCGATTATGGATCAGATATTAATTTATCAGATCCGGGCAAGTTACCCCAATAAAAACTGGTCTGATATTCTACCTGAACTTGAAGAACTCAAGTTAGAGCCTGAGTCAATTAAAACCATTGAGGCTAATATTCAATCGCCTCAACCTTTAGACATTTTATTAGAGCAAATTAACCCAGATTTTGCTTTAGCTTTATTGGCTCAGTGCCGGCAAATTGCCCTCCTGAAAGATAATATCTCTCCAGAAGAAGATAAAATCTTACAGGCGATCGCTTCTACAATAGACATTAATGACCAGAACCAAATAGGTAAAGAAAAAATCGCTGATGAATAA
- a CDS encoding J domain-containing protein: MRARLGWLMAQEYVKCLPPAQAEPSAEPKNSQQPEREQQLQQDHKREAQVVKVLATAIAYLPPVPPTNGLEQTPPYCILGKPIYFDELVRNYKILAQKWHPDLCSHREAKDRFQLVTAIFKELRDGWFKKYSPLIAACTIGSENLKRARNKTFPFTAESFWE; encoded by the coding sequence GTGCGGGCCAGACTTGGCTGGCTGATGGCCCAGGAGTATGTCAAATGCCTTCCCCCGGCCCAAGCCGAACCCTCGGCTGAACCTAAAAACTCCCAACAGCCTGAGCGGGAGCAACAGTTGCAACAGGATCACAAACGAGAAGCGCAAGTCGTTAAGGTTCTGGCCACGGCAATCGCATACCTTCCACCAGTACCGCCGACTAATGGACTCGAACAAACGCCGCCTTACTGTATTTTAGGGAAGCCTATTTATTTTGACGAATTAGTGCGTAACTATAAAATCTTAGCGCAGAAATGGCATCCGGATTTATGCTCTCATCGAGAAGCTAAAGATCGTTTTCAGTTAGTCACAGCGATTTTTAAAGAACTCCGTGACGGGTGGTTCAAAAAATACTCACCGCTTATAGCAGCTTGTACTATTGGTAGCGAAAACCTTAAAAGGGCAAGAAATAAAACATTTCCTTTTACGGCTGAAAGTTTTTGGGAGTAA
- a CDS encoding GUN4 domain-containing protein: MSQPIRGCQVLAVLLLTSVLVGFPLKIKASSLVNFNQIEGALKSGKFEQANQETLKAVLSMEETANKEGQFPCNDLQTLEQLWQKYTQGVYGFKAQAEIWDRVNQQEKEKNQQQQYWIGDVVNRFCQELGWISCGVVYGEINFKLSAQKGYLPTTILSLADNGYNQQGNWKSNQETFSSDDWLFLELNPGMVESLAGVMEDFYQQVQQCKL; encoded by the coding sequence GTGAGTCAACCTATACGGGGGTGTCAAGTGCTTGCCGTGTTGCTTCTCACTTCAGTGTTGGTAGGATTTCCGTTAAAAATTAAGGCTTCTTCGCTTGTTAATTTTAATCAAATCGAGGGAGCTTTAAAATCGGGAAAATTTGAACAAGCTAATCAAGAAACGTTAAAAGCTGTTTTATCGATGGAAGAAACGGCTAACAAAGAGGGTCAATTTCCCTGTAATGATTTGCAGACCCTGGAACAGCTTTGGCAAAAATATACACAAGGGGTTTACGGATTTAAAGCTCAAGCCGAAATTTGGGACAGAGTTAACCAACAAGAAAAGGAAAAAAATCAACAACAACAATATTGGATAGGAGATGTAGTAAATCGTTTTTGTCAAGAATTAGGATGGATCAGTTGTGGAGTTGTCTATGGAGAAATCAACTTCAAGCTATCAGCGCAAAAAGGTTACTTGCCAACAACAATATTATCCTTGGCCGACAATGGCTACAATCAACAAGGAAATTGGAAATCCAATCAAGAAACTTTTAGCTCTGATGATTGGCTATTTTTAGAACTCAATCCGGGCATGGTTGAATCTTTAGCCGGAGTGATGGAAGATTTTTACCAACAAGTTCAGCAGTGTAAGCTTTAA
- a CDS encoding ParA family protein: protein MGQPPGRFDLTMQQLRLAILSNAGGSGKTTLTTHLTYLLAKARYSVVTIDLDPQGSINLFCGLERPTSERTISKVLCDDKFNGRWPLVKLWEDQVKNAYAIQGDLGLVKSINELVLHDRGAYLLSDRLSDYPLEQDVVIFDCPATLGPLTTIAITSATHIIIPIQVEPKSTCGASRLFEWLYERFTTLRLKPQPKILGIVPLQYDLNTAIHRNLLKQLPPMLEPLGIPCFNPIRYSKEFKNASAMGLPLHLYKGKHPACQDFNEVLKTLKAELVEEQQQLWAAG, encoded by the coding sequence ATGGGACAGCCTCCGGGCCGGTTTGACTTAACCATGCAACAGCTACGTTTGGCAATCCTTTCCAATGCCGGTGGGAGTGGGAAAACAACTTTAACCACTCACTTGACTTATCTATTAGCTAAAGCTCGATACTCAGTAGTCACGATCGATCTTGACCCACAAGGGTCAATTAATCTTTTCTGTGGGCTGGAGCGGCCAACTTCAGAACGGACTATTTCTAAAGTTCTCTGTGACGACAAGTTTAACGGACGATGGCCTCTGGTCAAGTTATGGGAAGATCAAGTAAAAAATGCTTATGCAATTCAAGGAGATCTAGGACTGGTAAAAAGTATAAATGAACTGGTCTTACATGATCGAGGCGCATATTTATTAAGCGATCGCTTATCCGATTATCCTTTAGAGCAGGATGTGGTCATATTTGATTGTCCCGCCACGTTGGGACCACTAACCACAATTGCAATTACCTCTGCCACCCATATAATTATTCCCATACAAGTCGAGCCGAAATCTACCTGTGGAGCTTCAAGATTATTTGAATGGCTTTATGAAAGATTTACTACTCTTAGGCTTAAACCTCAACCTAAAATATTAGGTATTGTTCCGCTTCAGTATGATTTGAACACAGCAATTCATCGCAACCTATTGAAGCAGTTACCACCGATGTTAGAGCCATTGGGAATACCCTGTTTCAATCCTATCCGCTATTCAAAAGAATTTAAAAACGCTAGTGCGATGGGATTACCACTACATCTTTATAAAGGTAAACATCCAGCTTGCCAAGATTTTAATGAAGTTCTCAAAACTTTAAAAGCTGAACTCGTCGAGGAGCAACAACAACTATGGGCCGCCGGATAG
- a CDS encoding ParB/RepB/Spo0J family partition protein translates to MGRRIGDNIISSQFADVSLHQQLNQANQTIEELTAEIERLRGLEDKKAFENKVVELRSSLLPQGIQKIPLSQIEFNPSQSRQTFSQESIRLLACSLLEHGQQQPILVFQKSFNSYLLFEGERRCRAARSIDWATIDGIIIPKKESVCLEKPETLRRYSILINHHRENLNPLDLAEALIKDISETYGIDAQEIPRLLNALMARLTRKKLVDELTNLTFLDKEQQEEKLKQLEAQDIIKESEGIIARFLLSLQLNPASIKANVFPALKFHEDLKIAIRTQGLGGHHAKVLQQISAEKLGLTDQEAQKIRSSIISEVIEQRLSVAATRQRVAQVISSVGESNKSQKQEPGAVMLETLEKIQVNEISPNNLKALETLLKQKLKEIKTILKPS, encoded by the coding sequence ATGGGCCGCCGGATAGGAGATAATATAATTTCATCTCAATTTGCTGATGTATCTTTACATCAACAGCTTAATCAAGCTAACCAAACAATTGAAGAATTGACGGCTGAAATTGAGCGCTTAAGAGGACTAGAAGATAAAAAAGCTTTTGAGAACAAGGTGGTCGAACTTCGTTCCTCACTTTTACCTCAAGGAATACAGAAAATCCCTTTATCTCAAATAGAGTTCAATCCCTCTCAATCACGTCAAACCTTCAGCCAAGAAAGTATTCGCTTATTAGCTTGCTCCCTTCTTGAACATGGACAACAACAACCCATCTTAGTTTTTCAAAAAAGCTTCAATTCATATTTGTTATTTGAAGGAGAGCGCAGATGTAGGGCAGCACGATCAATTGATTGGGCAACGATTGATGGAATTATTATACCGAAAAAAGAATCTGTTTGTTTAGAAAAACCCGAAACTTTACGCCGTTATTCGATTTTAATCAATCATCATCGAGAAAACCTAAATCCTTTAGATTTAGCTGAAGCGTTAATTAAAGACATCTCGGAAACCTACGGAATTGATGCTCAAGAAATTCCGAGATTACTAAATGCTCTCATGGCTCGATTAACTCGGAAAAAGTTAGTTGACGAATTAACGAATTTAACTTTTTTAGATAAAGAGCAACAAGAGGAAAAATTAAAACAACTAGAAGCACAAGATATTATTAAGGAATCTGAGGGAATAATCGCCAGGTTTTTACTTTCATTACAACTTAATCCAGCGTCAATAAAAGCTAATGTTTTTCCAGCTTTAAAATTTCATGAGGATTTAAAAATAGCAATTCGCACCCAAGGCTTAGGGGGACATCATGCTAAAGTGTTACAGCAAATTTCAGCCGAAAAATTAGGCTTAACTGACCAAGAAGCGCAAAAAATTCGTTCTTCTATCATTTCTGAAGTGATCGAGCAACGCCTATCGGTTGCTGCTACGAGGCAACGAGTAGCTCAGGTAATTTCTTCGGTGGGAGAATCAAACAAATCTCAAAAACAAGAACCTGGGGCAGTAATGCTCGAAACTCTGGAAAAAATTCAAGTTAATGAAATCTCACCCAACAATTTAAAAGCCTTGGAAACTTTGTTAAAGCAAAAGCTTAAAGAAATTAAAACGATTCTCAAGCCAAGCTAA
- a CDS encoding DGQHR domain-containing protein — MLNPITQKFDFLEGNAALVPPGLASALNIYVQPLMLERYNQGKIFLAIGAKHGGRLMLQINVHATEIPALVRWEEENKNSNSQKVPKKRPINKKRVEDIKNYIRERAQAGKKWILGTLTANVDPAAVEYQRIWEDFYMVFIPNCTRVGIIDGQHRTRAIVELVDSDPDLISQMSFPISLILEGDLKQ; from the coding sequence ATGTTAAATCCAATAACCCAAAAATTTGACTTTTTAGAAGGGAATGCGGCTCTAGTTCCGCCTGGGCTTGCGTCTGCGCTCAATATTTATGTTCAACCACTAATGCTTGAGCGATATAACCAAGGCAAGATTTTTCTGGCTATTGGCGCGAAACACGGCGGTCGTTTAATGCTGCAAATCAATGTTCACGCAACTGAAATCCCGGCTCTCGTGAGATGGGAAGAGGAGAATAAAAACAGTAATAGCCAGAAAGTCCCTAAAAAACGCCCAATCAATAAAAAGCGCGTTGAAGATATCAAAAACTACATTAGAGAACGGGCACAAGCCGGCAAAAAATGGATTTTAGGAACCCTTACAGCGAATGTAGATCCTGCGGCTGTTGAGTATCAGAGGATTTGGGAGGATTTCTACATGGTTTTTATTCCTAACTGCACTCGTGTCGGTATTATTGACGGACAACATCGCACTAGGGCGATCGTTGAACTTGTTGACTCAGATCCTGATTTAATTTCTCAGATGAGCTTTCCGATAAGTTTGATATTAGAAGGAGATTTAAAGCAGTGA
- a CDS encoding KTSC domain-containing protein yields the protein MQLYQLDLSNIKAIGHDGNAPLGKLQVMISKPDGTLEIKDVPAPPQALEGIKLIAQLAAGQQITVEPTPALTDAELLKNITMIPTDTLRCGGSSNIEAIGYESSLRVLQVEFKNGSIYRYFDVPFVKFAQLIKSDSVGQYFNREIKSDYRYEKVA from the coding sequence ATGCAATTATACCAACTAGACTTAAGCAATATCAAGGCAATCGGACACGACGGAAACGCACCTTTAGGCAAGCTACAGGTCATGATTTCCAAACCCGATGGAACGTTGGAAATCAAAGACGTACCCGCCCCACCGCAAGCATTAGAAGGAATTAAATTAATAGCACAGTTGGCAGCAGGGCAACAAATAACTGTTGAGCCAACTCCCGCTTTAACCGATGCTGAACTATTGAAAAATATAACCATGATTCCTACAGATACATTGCGCTGTGGAGGTAGCTCGAATATTGAAGCTATCGGTTATGAATCATCTCTTAGAGTGTTACAGGTTGAGTTTAAGAATGGGTCAATATATCGTTACTTTGATGTCCCGTTTGTCAAATTTGCTCAATTGATTAAATCCGATTCAGTTGGACAATATTTTAACAGAGAAATTAAATCTGATTATCGCTACGAAAAAGTTGCTTAA
- a CDS encoding LexA family transcriptional regulator, giving the protein MKNKLYPQQTEVYQFLVEYIDKYQHSPSRQEIAQKLEKHVSTIKEHLRILKLKGYIDWEQGGKRNIIIVGQSPPKCPPIPNDFWKDVDEKDYSLYFFIRNYIAEHQQSPTIKELMEGLKIKSSNTVQKQLRRLKKSGYIDWLDNKRRSITVLK; this is encoded by the coding sequence ATGAAAAACAAATTATATCCACAGCAAACCGAAGTTTATCAATTCCTGGTTGAATACATCGATAAATATCAGCATTCTCCAAGTCGCCAAGAAATAGCACAAAAACTTGAAAAGCACGTTTCCACCATCAAAGAACATTTGAGGATTCTCAAGCTCAAAGGGTATATCGATTGGGAACAAGGCGGAAAAAGAAATATTATCATTGTTGGACAATCCCCACCCAAATGCCCTCCTATTCCTAATGATTTTTGGAAAGATGTTGATGAGAAAGACTATTCTTTATATTTTTTTATTAGGAACTATATAGCTGAACACCAACAATCGCCAACTATTAAAGAATTAATGGAAGGATTAAAAATTAAATCGAGCAATACTGTACAAAAGCAATTACGGCGGCTGAAAAAAAGCGGCTACATTGATTGGCTTGATAATAAACGGCGTTCTATTACAGTTTTAAAATAA